From Candidatus Vondammii sp. HM_W22, one genomic window encodes:
- the rsmD gene encoding 16S rRNA (guanine(966)-N(2))-methyltransferase RsmD has product MEFPDLPGLRPTSDRVKETVFNWLQPLFPGAACLDLFAGSGALGLEAASRGAGRVTLLDMSAVAVQQLRSHQALLGLKQVRIEQADARKWLETTAEPFEVVFLDPPFADDLLTICCRRLEDNGWLEPNARIYLERNLHGPEPSLPASWVQLKAKKAGEVAYALYTR; this is encoded by the coding sequence TTGGAGTTTCCCGACCTGCCCGGCTTAAGGCCCACTTCAGACCGGGTTAAAGAGACCGTTTTTAACTGGTTGCAGCCGCTGTTCCCGGGTGCCGCCTGTCTGGATCTGTTCGCCGGGAGTGGTGCTTTGGGGTTGGAGGCAGCCTCCCGGGGCGCTGGTCGGGTGACCCTGCTGGATATGAGTGCAGTGGCGGTGCAACAACTCCGGTCTCATCAGGCGCTGTTGGGGCTGAAGCAGGTGAGGATCGAGCAGGCGGATGCTCGGAAATGGTTGGAAACTACGGCCGAGCCTTTTGAGGTTGTCTTTCTTGACCCTCCCTTTGCCGATGATCTGCTAACAATTTGCTGTCGTCGGCTGGAGGATAACGGCTGGCTTGAGCCGAATGCCAGAATCTACCTTGAGCGCAACCTTCACGGCCCTGAGCCTTCTTTGCCAGCCAGCTGGGTTCAGCTTAAAGCGAAAAAGGCGGGTGAAGTCGCTTACGCTCTCTATACTCGATAG
- a CDS encoding pentapeptide repeat-containing protein produces MIILHHKRIVIGTLLILLSTMGVAMSLTPPLPPGSELKALLQDVERLNAALEQNPDLLSDTRLKDLELTGLVLKNATLSNLHWRNVRLIDAQLTEVTIQSSRWIGVQFKESTFHKVTFRDVKMTVDKSVYHGNTKFLGGIMDDVRFYDAELWDIDMIGLKKSRIWFERVKLKREDLPPTSPDGKWGNRLLRTTVSYQGF; encoded by the coding sequence ATGATCATTTTACATCATAAGCGAATCGTTATTGGAACCCTGCTTATTCTATTATCAACTATGGGAGTTGCCATGAGCCTCACACCCCCGCTACCCCCCGGCAGTGAACTGAAAGCGCTGCTGCAAGATGTCGAACGCCTCAATGCAGCCCTGGAGCAAAACCCCGACCTGCTCAGCGATACCCGGCTGAAAGATCTGGAGCTGACCGGCCTGGTGCTGAAGAACGCGACCTTGAGCAACCTCCATTGGCGCAACGTCCGGCTGATAGATGCCCAACTGACAGAAGTCACTATTCAAAGCAGCCGATGGATCGGTGTGCAGTTTAAAGAGAGCACCTTTCATAAAGTAACCTTCCGTGATGTGAAAATGACAGTGGACAAATCGGTCTATCACGGCAACACCAAGTTTTTGGGTGGCATCATGGACGATGTGCGTTTTTATGATGCCGAGTTATGGGACATCGACATGATTGGTCTCAAAAAGAGTCGGATCTGGTTTGAGCGCGTCAAACTAAAAAGAGAGGATTTACCTCCCACCTCCCCCGATGGAAAATGGGGTAATCGCCTACTCAGAACTACAGTTTCATATCAAGGATTCTGA
- the ftsY gene encoding signal recognition particle-docking protein FtsY, with protein MFGFGKRKKPETASDESVNDLGKPEQRSLLSRLKEHLSKTRSNLTDGLANLILGKKSIDDDLLEELETLLLMADVGIDTTSRIIDDLTQQVKRNELSDPEALTQALKQQLQTILDGCDAPVKQAVNGKPQVILMVGVNGAGKTTTIGKLAKRLQEEGQSVMLAAGDTFRAAAVEQLQAWGERNSIPIIAQQTGADSASVIFDALQAATSRTIDVLIADTAGRLHTKTNLMEELAKIARVMKKIDPAAPHEVMLVVDATTGQNALNQAQQFNKIVGLTGITLTKLDGTAKGGIVFAIADKLKIPIRFIGVGETIEDLRHFEPKEFVDALFEE; from the coding sequence ATGTTTGGATTTGGCAAAAGAAAAAAACCGGAAACTGCCAGTGACGAGAGTGTCAACGACTTAGGCAAGCCGGAGCAGCGGAGCCTGCTCAGCCGTCTGAAAGAGCACCTGTCGAAAACCCGCAGCAATCTCACTGATGGCCTGGCCAACCTAATTCTGGGCAAGAAGAGCATCGATGACGACCTGCTGGAGGAGCTGGAGACCCTGCTCCTGATGGCAGATGTGGGCATCGACACCACCAGCCGAATTATAGATGATCTCACGCAACAGGTTAAACGTAATGAGCTGTCGGACCCGGAGGCGCTCACCCAGGCACTGAAGCAGCAGTTGCAGACGATTCTCGATGGCTGTGATGCGCCGGTGAAACAGGCCGTCAATGGCAAACCTCAAGTGATTCTGATGGTGGGCGTCAACGGCGCCGGTAAAACCACCACCATCGGAAAACTGGCGAAACGCCTCCAGGAAGAGGGCCAGAGCGTCATGCTGGCCGCCGGCGATACGTTTCGTGCTGCCGCCGTGGAACAGCTTCAGGCATGGGGCGAACGCAACAGCATCCCGATAATCGCCCAACAGACAGGCGCCGATTCCGCTTCAGTGATCTTCGATGCACTCCAGGCGGCCACATCACGCACTATCGATGTGCTGATCGCAGATACCGCCGGCCGCCTCCACACCAAGACCAATCTGATGGAAGAGCTGGCCAAGATAGCCCGGGTAATGAAAAAAATCGACCCGGCAGCGCCTCACGAGGTGATGCTGGTTGTAGACGCCACCACAGGTCAAAACGCCCTCAATCAGGCACAGCAGTTCAACAAAATAGTCGGTCTCACCGGCATCACCCTTACCAAGCTGGACGGCACAGCAAAAGGTGGTATCGTCTTTGCGATCGCCGACAAGCTGAAAATCCCCATCCGGTTCATCGGTGTGGGAGAAACGATTGAAGATCTGCGCCACTTTGAACCCAAAGAGTTTGTCGATGCACTATTTGAAGAGTAG
- the coaD gene encoding pantetheine-phosphate adenylyltransferase: MPIAIYPGTFDPITNGHSDLIQRAARLFDKVVVAIAVSSVKNPRFSIDQRVDLACQVLTGVENIEILEFDTLLVNFTRECKADVILRGLRAVSDFEYEFQLAGMNRRLAPEVETMFLTPAEQFAYISSSLVREIAALGGDVSEFVHPVVAGALIKLSNGLS, from the coding sequence ATGCCTATAGCAATATATCCAGGAACATTTGATCCGATCACCAATGGTCACAGCGACCTTATACAGCGTGCAGCACGTCTGTTCGATAAGGTGGTCGTTGCAATAGCAGTCAGTTCCGTCAAGAATCCGCGTTTTAGTATCGACCAGCGTGTTGATCTGGCCTGTCAGGTTCTGACAGGCGTGGAGAATATTGAAATTCTGGAATTCGACACACTACTGGTGAACTTTACCCGGGAGTGCAAAGCGGACGTGATCCTGCGGGGTTTGAGAGCGGTATCGGATTTCGAGTATGAATTTCAGCTTGCCGGGATGAATCGGCGGCTGGCACCGGAAGTGGAAACGATGTTTCTTACCCCCGCCGAGCAGTTTGCCTATATTTCCTCGAGCCTGGTAAGGGAAATTGCAGCATTGGGTGGAGATGTGTCAGAGTTCGTTCATCCAGTTGTTGCTGGAGCGTTAATAAAGTTGAGTAATGGTTTGTCCTGA
- the ftsE gene encoding cell division ATP-binding protein FtsE, whose product MIHFDNVTKRYPGGHEGLSNASFHIEPGEMVFLTGHSGAGKSTLLKLIGLLERSTRGQVRVANRNLTRLKRRQIPYHRREVGMIFQDHRLLNDRTVFDNVAMPLVVAGLGHQEIRRRVRAALDKVGLLPEERDYPITLSGGEQQRVGIARAVVSKPPVILADEPTGNLDPDLSKEIMTLFEWFSDVGVTMLIATHDLDLISRMNRRILLLDKSRLIKDSAQQVAG is encoded by the coding sequence ATGATCCATTTCGATAATGTCACCAAACGCTACCCTGGCGGGCACGAAGGACTGAGTAACGCCAGTTTTCACATCGAGCCCGGAGAGATGGTGTTTCTCACCGGCCATTCCGGCGCCGGCAAGAGCACCTTGCTCAAGCTGATCGGCCTGCTGGAGCGAAGCACCCGGGGACAAGTAAGAGTAGCAAATCGTAACCTGACAAGGCTGAAGCGCCGGCAGATCCCTTACCACCGCAGAGAAGTGGGGATGATTTTTCAGGACCACCGGCTGCTTAACGACAGAACAGTATTCGATAATGTTGCCATGCCGCTGGTGGTAGCCGGGCTTGGCCACCAGGAGATTCGCCGCCGGGTTCGTGCTGCACTGGATAAGGTGGGATTGCTCCCGGAGGAGAGAGACTACCCCATTACCCTCTCCGGGGGTGAACAGCAACGAGTGGGGATTGCCCGTGCAGTGGTCAGCAAACCCCCGGTCATTCTTGCCGACGAACCCACAGGCAACCTGGACCCTGACCTGTCCAAAGAGATCATGACACTGTTTGAGTGGTTCAGTGATGTCGGCGTCACTATGTTGATTGCCACCCACGACCTAGACCTAATCTCCCGAATGAACCGACGAATCCTGTTACTAGATAAAAGCAGGCTGATAAAGGATTCAGCGCAGCAGGTGGCCGGTTGA
- the ftsX gene encoding permease-like cell division protein FtsX: MSRQRKRSSAQISSRRRRGLNIWLLRHLQVALASLGRLTRAPLSTLMTSAVISIALALPTGLHLLLNNVQELSGNWEGAASISLFIKQEVTEKSVEQMAEKLRVDPAIADIRLITRKQALDEFRQLSGFSGALDALNQNPLPAVLVIEPEATHATPEAAEVLLGRLKTMQKVDFAQLDLQWVRRFHAITEIARRGIIMLASLLVLAVLLIVGNTIRLEIQSRHAEIEITKLIGGTDAFIRRPFLYNGLWYGLFGGIIAWLMVTLSIGLLDNPVTQLAKLYNSGFNLTGVDFTTLLGLLGGSTLLGLFGSWIAVARHLSDIEPS; the protein is encoded by the coding sequence ATGTCAAGGCAACGCAAAAGAAGCAGCGCCCAAATCAGCAGCCGCAGGCGGCGAGGCCTGAACATCTGGCTGCTTCGCCATCTTCAGGTCGCTCTTGCCAGCCTGGGGCGGCTGACCCGAGCCCCACTTTCCACGCTGATGACGTCGGCCGTCATCAGTATCGCACTGGCACTGCCAACCGGTCTCCATCTGCTACTCAACAACGTGCAGGAGTTGAGTGGCAATTGGGAAGGTGCCGCCAGTATCTCTCTATTCATCAAGCAGGAGGTGACGGAAAAAAGTGTTGAACAGATGGCGGAAAAACTGCGTGTTGACCCGGCAATTGCCGATATCCGGTTGATCACACGCAAGCAGGCCCTGGATGAATTTCGCCAATTAAGCGGTTTTTCCGGGGCATTGGACGCGCTGAATCAGAACCCCCTCCCGGCAGTACTCGTCATTGAACCGGAAGCCACCCATGCCACTCCCGAGGCTGCAGAAGTGCTACTCGGGCGCCTGAAAACAATGCAGAAAGTCGACTTTGCACAACTCGATCTTCAATGGGTCCGCCGTTTCCATGCCATCACTGAAATTGCCCGCCGCGGCATCATAATGCTAGCATCACTCCTGGTGCTTGCGGTGTTACTGATCGTCGGCAACACCATCCGGCTGGAGATCCAGAGCCGTCACGCAGAGATAGAGATCACCAAGCTGATTGGCGGAACCGATGCGTTTATCCGCCGTCCTTTCCTCTATAACGGCCTCTGGTACGGGCTTTTTGGCGGCATCATCGCCTGGCTAATGGTCACCCTCTCCATCGGGCTTCTGGATAACCCTGTAACCCAACTGGCCAAGCTCTATAACAGTGGTTTTAACCTAACCGGGGTTGACTTCACTACCCTGTTGGGCCTTCTTGGCGGCAGCACGCTGCTGGGCCTTTTCGGTTCGTGGATTGCAGTGGCACGCCACCTGAGTGATATCGAACCTTCATAA
- a CDS encoding M16 family metallopeptidase — translation MRSIFAAVLLLVSLGSLAESKVHEALLANGLKVLVKEDHRAPIVVSQVWYKVGSSYEPDGITGVSHVLEHMMFKGTEKYAPGKFSRIISANGGEDNAFTGRDYTTYYQKLAKDRLEVAFELEADRMRNLTLPTDEFVKELEVVKEERRLRTEDKPTSLTYEQFNALAYRALPYANPVIGWMNDLDHLEVADLHAWYRRWYAPNNATLVVVGDVDHEQVMLLAKRYFGDLKPEKIPQLKPLREPPQLGEVRAVVRTPAKEPYLIMGYKTPVLTTAKEAWEPYALDMLAAVLDGGSSARFSRNLIRGREIAVSAGASYSPFSRLSGMLSLSGTPAKGHTMDELEQGLKNEIELVKRELVADQELARVRARVVAEQVYELDSVFYQAMQIGILETVGLDWRLLDEYVEQLKQVTPEQVREVARKYLVDDHLTVTWLEPLPMKKSQRKPVQTLGGHHG, via the coding sequence ATGAGAAGTATATTTGCCGCAGTTCTGCTGCTGGTATCCCTGGGCTCTCTGGCTGAGAGCAAAGTTCACGAGGCTCTGTTGGCGAATGGTCTGAAGGTGCTCGTAAAAGAGGATCACCGTGCCCCCATCGTTGTCTCCCAGGTTTGGTACAAGGTGGGCTCTTCCTATGAGCCGGATGGTATTACTGGCGTGTCACATGTCCTGGAGCACATGATGTTCAAGGGTACTGAAAAATATGCGCCTGGGAAGTTCTCCCGCATCATCTCCGCCAATGGCGGCGAGGATAACGCATTCACCGGGCGTGATTATACCACCTATTACCAGAAACTCGCCAAAGATCGCCTGGAGGTCGCTTTTGAGCTGGAGGCGGACCGTATGCGCAATCTCACTCTGCCGACAGATGAGTTTGTCAAAGAGCTGGAGGTGGTAAAGGAGGAGCGAAGGCTGCGCACCGAGGATAAACCGACTTCGCTGACCTATGAGCAGTTCAATGCTCTGGCGTACCGTGCGCTGCCGTATGCCAACCCAGTGATTGGCTGGATGAACGATCTCGATCACCTGGAGGTGGCAGATCTTCACGCCTGGTATCGCCGCTGGTATGCACCCAACAATGCCACCCTGGTGGTGGTAGGCGATGTAGATCATGAACAGGTGATGCTGTTGGCGAAGCGCTATTTCGGTGATCTGAAGCCGGAAAAAATACCTCAGCTCAAACCGTTGCGGGAACCTCCCCAGCTGGGTGAAGTCCGTGCGGTGGTACGCACGCCGGCAAAAGAACCCTATCTGATCATGGGGTATAAAACACCGGTGCTGACAACGGCAAAAGAGGCGTGGGAGCCCTACGCGCTGGATATGCTGGCCGCAGTTCTGGATGGCGGCAGTAGTGCTCGTTTTAGCCGCAACCTGATTCGTGGAAGGGAAATTGCCGTATCGGCGGGGGCCAGTTACAGCCCCTTTTCCCGGCTTTCAGGGATGTTGTCGCTGAGCGGTACCCCGGCCAAGGGCCACACGATGGACGAGCTAGAGCAGGGACTGAAAAATGAGATTGAATTGGTTAAGCGCGAACTGGTTGCTGATCAGGAGCTGGCCCGGGTTCGAGCCCGGGTTGTGGCGGAGCAGGTCTATGAGCTGGATTCGGTTTTCTATCAGGCGATGCAGATCGGTATTCTGGAGACGGTGGGCCTCGATTGGCGACTGCTGGACGAATATGTGGAGCAGCTCAAGCAGGTGACGCCGGAACAGGTGCGTGAAGTGGCACGGAAATATCTCGTTGATGATCATTTGACGGTGACTTGGCTGGAACCCCTGCCGATGAAAAAAAGCCAGCGGAAACCAGTGCAGACTTTGGGAGGCCATCATGGATAA
- the ggt gene encoding gamma-glutamyltransferase, with product MADRNLIKTERAPFRSLSVFCALLLVCFSAVVSANPTKTAIATAHPLATEAGHEIIALGGNAFDAAIAVAAVLAVVEPYSSGIGGGGFWLLHRAKDSFEVMVDGRERAPLAAHRDLYLDNAGEVIPGLSMNGPLSAGIPGEPAALAHIAKVYGRLSLKQSLAPAIRIVRQGFLVDPHYQRLARWHLEQLQKWPASVHQFLLSGEVPPVGTMIRQPELAETFNRLAEKGQAGFYQGETAEKLLAGVRAAGGIWTREDLSRYQIVERTPVKGTYKGMKITSAALPSSGGIVLVTMLNILSGFDLGAVPSVTRKHLLVEAMRRAYRDRAEYLGDPDFVDIPTERLISTNYAAGLARDIQLDVATPSRLQYNPSSQGEGRDTTHYSIIDAEGNRVSATMSINYPFGSCFVPPGTGVLLNDEMDDFSARPGVPNVYGLIGGEANAIAPGKRMLSSMTPTFVETEQGVAVIGTPGGSRIITMLLHGILELADSKGVDAWVIKPRFHHQFLPDQIQFEPDALTQEEQETLKSMGHELKPLERGYGNMQAVFWHRGNGELSAASDPRGIGSASVR from the coding sequence ATGGCAGATCGTAATTTGATCAAAACAGAAAGGGCTCCATTTAGGAGCCTTTCTGTTTTTTGCGCTCTGTTGCTGGTCTGTTTTTCTGCGGTAGTTTCTGCAAATCCAACAAAAACCGCAATCGCCACAGCCCATCCCCTGGCAACGGAGGCGGGCCATGAAATAATTGCTCTTGGGGGTAATGCCTTTGACGCGGCGATTGCCGTTGCGGCGGTGCTGGCTGTGGTTGAACCCTACAGTTCTGGAATCGGTGGTGGCGGTTTCTGGTTGCTCCATCGTGCCAAAGACAGTTTTGAAGTGATGGTGGATGGTCGAGAGCGTGCCCCCCTAGCTGCCCATCGTGATCTCTATCTGGACAACGCTGGTGAAGTGATCCCCGGCCTCTCCATGAACGGCCCTCTCTCTGCCGGTATCCCGGGCGAGCCTGCTGCGCTGGCACATATCGCCAAGGTTTATGGCCGGCTCTCATTAAAGCAAAGCCTTGCTCCGGCAATCAGGATTGTCCGGCAGGGTTTTCTGGTTGACCCCCATTACCAACGCCTTGCCAGATGGCACCTGGAGCAGCTTCAAAAGTGGCCGGCTTCAGTGCATCAGTTTCTGCTTAGCGGTGAAGTTCCTCCTGTGGGGACGATGATTCGGCAACCTGAACTTGCGGAGACATTTAACCGGCTTGCTGAAAAGGGCCAAGCGGGTTTCTATCAAGGTGAGACGGCTGAAAAGCTGTTAGCCGGCGTCCGTGCTGCCGGCGGTATCTGGACCCGTGAGGACCTCTCCCGCTACCAAATAGTGGAGCGGACGCCGGTTAAGGGCACTTACAAGGGGATGAAAATCACCAGCGCCGCGTTACCCTCTTCTGGCGGCATCGTGCTGGTAACCATGCTTAACATTCTTTCGGGGTTTGATTTGGGAGCCGTGCCTTCCGTGACCCGGAAGCATCTGTTAGTTGAGGCGATGCGGCGCGCTTACCGGGATCGCGCAGAGTACCTTGGAGACCCGGATTTTGTCGATATCCCTACCGAACGTCTGATCAGCACAAACTATGCAGCGGGACTTGCCAGAGATATTCAACTGGATGTGGCAACTCCCAGCCGACTTCAATACAATCCCTCCTCTCAGGGCGAAGGGAGGGATACCACCCACTATTCCATAATCGATGCTGAAGGGAATCGTGTTTCGGCTACCATGAGTATCAATTATCCCTTCGGGTCCTGCTTTGTACCGCCAGGCACCGGTGTGCTGCTGAACGATGAGATGGATGATTTTTCTGCCCGGCCGGGTGTGCCCAATGTCTATGGTCTGATCGGTGGCGAGGCAAATGCGATTGCACCGGGCAAACGCATGCTGTCGAGTATGACACCGACCTTTGTCGAGACTGAACAGGGCGTGGCGGTTATCGGTACACCGGGAGGGAGTCGGATCATCACCATGTTGCTCCATGGGATCTTAGAGCTGGCCGATAGCAAGGGTGTCGATGCCTGGGTGATAAAACCGCGCTTTCATCACCAGTTTCTACCGGACCAAATACAGTTTGAGCCTGATGCGCTGACCCAGGAGGAACAGGAAACACTGAAATCCATGGGTCATGAATTGAAGCCCCTGGAGCGTGGTTATGGAAATATGCAGGCCGTTTTTTGGCATCGGGGGAACGGTGAACTCTCCGCGGCAAGTGACCCGCGGGGTATAGGGTCGGCTAGTGTGCGTTAG
- a CDS encoding YfhL family 4Fe-4S dicluster ferredoxin has translation MALIITEECINCDVCEPECPNGAITMGDEIYEIDPDLCTECIGHYGEPQCVEVCPVDCIPKDPDHEESEEALMVKYEKLTNG, from the coding sequence ATGGCATTAATTATTACTGAGGAGTGCATCAACTGTGATGTGTGTGAACCTGAATGCCCCAATGGTGCAATCACCATGGGTGATGAGATCTATGAGATCGACCCCGATCTCTGCACTGAGTGTATCGGCCATTATGGCGAGCCACAGTGTGTGGAAGTTTGTCCTGTAGACTGCATTCCAAAGGATCCAGACCATGAAGAGAGCGAAGAGGCGTTAATGGTCAAGTATGAAAAGCTTACTAACGGGTAA
- a CDS encoding M16 family metallopeptidase, which produces MTVKRMKFIGFPVFLLLLFTASALQAGPKIQSWNTANGAKVLFVPAADLPMLDIQVVFDAGSARDADKPGLAVLTNALLTDGAGEWNADQIAERLEAVGAEMGAGALRDMAWVSLRTLTEKRILSTSLETLVATLASPRFDEGDLERNRQAMQASLRRLEQSPGKVASKAFFATLYGEHPYASYRGGTQASLAGFTREDVVAYFQRYYVARNASIAIVGAVDRVEAEKLAEAITRRMPAGEHAPDLSRVADLAAPTDIHTQFPSSQTHILMGQAGVFRGDKDYFTLYVGNHVLGGSGLISLLSEEVREKRGLSYSVYSYFSPMRRKGPFVIGGQTQNAKAVEALRVMKATLKRYIEQGPTEDELTASKQNITGGFPLRISSNSKIVGYLAMLGFYDMPLDYLDTFVSRINAVTGEQIREAFQRRLDMDRFVTVVVGNGPTAEKNN; this is translated from the coding sequence ATGACGGTCAAGAGAATGAAATTTATTGGTTTCCCGGTCTTCCTGCTGTTGCTCTTCACTGCATCTGCACTCCAGGCCGGCCCAAAGATTCAGAGCTGGAATACGGCCAATGGAGCCAAAGTGCTGTTTGTGCCTGCAGCTGATTTGCCAATGCTCGATATTCAGGTGGTGTTTGATGCAGGCAGTGCCCGGGATGCAGATAAACCCGGCCTAGCGGTTTTAACCAATGCCTTGCTGACCGATGGGGCGGGTGAATGGAATGCGGATCAGATCGCAGAACGTCTGGAAGCGGTTGGGGCCGAGATGGGTGCGGGCGCTCTGCGCGATATGGCCTGGGTGTCACTGCGGACGCTGACTGAAAAGCGCATTTTGTCCACCTCACTGGAGACACTGGTGGCGACATTGGCATCTCCCCGCTTTGACGAGGGTGATTTGGAGCGCAACCGGCAGGCGATGCAGGCCTCCCTGCGCCGACTTGAGCAGTCGCCAGGGAAGGTGGCGAGCAAGGCATTTTTTGCCACGCTTTACGGTGAACACCCCTATGCCAGTTATCGGGGAGGTACCCAGGCATCATTGGCCGGATTTACCCGTGAAGATGTTGTCGCCTATTTTCAGCGCTACTATGTAGCCCGCAATGCATCTATAGCCATTGTCGGTGCTGTCGATAGAGTTGAAGCGGAGAAGCTGGCAGAGGCGATCACCCGCCGTATGCCTGCTGGTGAGCATGCCCCCGACCTGTCCAGGGTGGCGGACCTTGCAGCACCTACTGATATCCATACGCAGTTTCCCTCTAGTCAGACTCATATTCTGATGGGGCAGGCGGGGGTTTTTCGGGGTGATAAAGACTATTTTACGCTCTATGTGGGCAACCATGTCCTCGGTGGCAGTGGGTTGATCTCTCTGCTCAGTGAAGAGGTGCGGGAGAAGCGGGGTCTCTCTTATAGTGTTTATAGCTATTTTTCACCGATGCGGCGCAAAGGGCCTTTCGTTATAGGGGGGCAGACTCAGAATGCCAAAGCGGTCGAGGCGCTGAGGGTGATGAAAGCAACCCTGAAACGCTATATCGAGCAAGGCCCTACGGAAGATGAGCTGACTGCCTCGAAACAAAATATAACCGGCGGGTTTCCTCTGCGTATCTCCAGCAACAGCAAAATCGTCGGGTATCTGGCCATGCTCGGTTTCTATGATATGCCGCTGGATTATCTGGATACCTTTGTCAGCAGGATTAATGCGGTAACCGGAGAGCAGATTAGAGAGGCGTTTCAACGCCGACTCGATATGGATCGTTTTGTTACTGTTGTGGTGGGCAATGGGCCGACGGCAGAAAAAAACAACTGA